The following proteins are encoded in a genomic region of Vidua macroura isolate BioBank_ID:100142 chromosome 10, ASM2450914v1, whole genome shotgun sequence:
- the FBXL12 gene encoding F-box/LRR-repeat protein 12 isoform X3, with protein MAARPPLPDSVLVQVLALLPLRDRLRAARVCRRWQQLAQDRAVWTHVDLSPHRISRRTLWHLVRHRLPDSLCTLRMRGVPRSGGKQRLLSPALLAALRKRCPQLHRLCLTETDLRHVPYESMPASVTTLELSLCDIPDAWFCVSPSVPPPQSHLKTLSLCGTYRVTDMGIQAAAPHLEELERLILRHCIIGDTAMVFIGRHMKQLRYLEISNAYFLTNRGLVAIVTLEHLETLCLDLYDLVSLGTVIALLQVLPRLNHLKLGGICFEDELLNLQVTVRLVMRIPEHLIPRARHPVCPRHCWGCCYLWVLLVTSTFSYHLLLSVFTSSSSPTPQYPNTR; from the exons ATGGCGGCGCGGCCGCCCCTGCCTGACTCGGTGCTGGTGCAGGTCTtggcgctgctgccgctgcgGGACCGGCTGCGAGCCGCCAG GGTCTGCCGGCGGTGGCAGCAGCTGGCGCAGGACCGAGCGGTCTGGACGCATGTAGATTTGAGCCCTCACCGG ATCAGCCGCCGCACGCTGTGGCACCTGGTGCGCCACCGCCTCCCCGACAGCCTGTGCACCCTGCGGATGCGGGGCGTGCCGCGCTCCGGCGGCAAGCAGCGGCTGCTCTCACCGGCACTGCTGGCTGCCCTTCGCAAGCGCTGCCCCCAGCTCCATCGGCTGTGCCTGACCGAGACTGACCTCCGCCACGTACCGTACGAGAGCATGCCCGCCTCTGTCACCACACTGGAGCTGAGCCTTTGCGACATCCCCGATGCCTGGTTCTGCGTTTCCCCTTCGGTGCCACCACCACAG AGCCACTTGAAGACGCTGAGCCTTTGTGGCACCTACCGCGTCACTGATATGGGGatccaagcagcagctccacaccTGGAAGAGCTTGAACGGCTGATTCTGCGGCACTGCATCATTGGTGACACTGCCATGGTATTCATCGGGCGCCACATGAAGCAGCTCCGCTACCTGGAAATCAGCAATGCCTACTTCCTGACAAACAGGGGGCTGGTTGCTATTGTGACACTGGAGCACCTGGAGACCCTGTGCCTTGACCTCTATGATTTGGTCTCCCTTGGTACTGTTATCGCTTTGTTGCAAGTGCTGCCTCGTCTGAACCACCTCAAATTAGGTGGAATTTGCTTTGAAGATGAACTTCTCA ATCTTCAAGTCACTGTCAGACTGGTCATGAGGATTCCTGAACACCTGATCCCAAGAGCCAGACATCCTGTTTGCCCGAGGCattgctggggctgctgttaCCTCTGGGTTTTGCTGGTAACATCCACATTTTCTTATCACCTTTTATTGTCTGTGTTCACATCCTCTTCTTCCCCCACGCCCCAGTATCCTAACACCAGATAA
- the FBXL12 gene encoding F-box/LRR-repeat protein 12 isoform X1, with product MAARPPLPDSVLVQVLALLPLRDRLRAARVCRRWQQLAQDRAVWTHVDLSPHRISRRTLWHLVRHRLPDSLCTLRMRGVPRSGGKQRLLSPALLAALRKRCPQLHRLCLTETDLRHVPYESMPASVTTLELSLCDIPDAWFCVSPSVPPPQVQHLAIHSIPTFSDHHLLDISSQSHLKTLSLCGTYRVTDMGIQAAAPHLEELERLILRHCIIGDTAMVFIGRHMKQLRYLEISNAYFLTNRGLVAIVTLEHLETLCLDLYDLVSLGTVIALLQVLPRLNHLKLGGICFEDELLNLQVTVRLVMRIPEHLIPRARHPVCPRHCWGCCYLWVLLVTSTFSYHLLLSVFTSSSSPTPQYPNTR from the exons ATGGCGGCGCGGCCGCCCCTGCCTGACTCGGTGCTGGTGCAGGTCTtggcgctgctgccgctgcgGGACCGGCTGCGAGCCGCCAG GGTCTGCCGGCGGTGGCAGCAGCTGGCGCAGGACCGAGCGGTCTGGACGCATGTAGATTTGAGCCCTCACCGG ATCAGCCGCCGCACGCTGTGGCACCTGGTGCGCCACCGCCTCCCCGACAGCCTGTGCACCCTGCGGATGCGGGGCGTGCCGCGCTCCGGCGGCAAGCAGCGGCTGCTCTCACCGGCACTGCTGGCTGCCCTTCGCAAGCGCTGCCCCCAGCTCCATCGGCTGTGCCTGACCGAGACTGACCTCCGCCACGTACCGTACGAGAGCATGCCCGCCTCTGTCACCACACTGGAGCTGAGCCTTTGCGACATCCCCGATGCCTGGTTCTGCGTTTCCCCTTCGGTGCCACCACCACAGGTACAACACCTCGCTATCCACAGCATTCCCACCTTTTCTGACCATCATCTTCTTGACATTTCCTCACAGAGCCACTTGAAGACGCTGAGCCTTTGTGGCACCTACCGCGTCACTGATATGGGGatccaagcagcagctccacaccTGGAAGAGCTTGAACGGCTGATTCTGCGGCACTGCATCATTGGTGACACTGCCATGGTATTCATCGGGCGCCACATGAAGCAGCTCCGCTACCTGGAAATCAGCAATGCCTACTTCCTGACAAACAGGGGGCTGGTTGCTATTGTGACACTGGAGCACCTGGAGACCCTGTGCCTTGACCTCTATGATTTGGTCTCCCTTGGTACTGTTATCGCTTTGTTGCAAGTGCTGCCTCGTCTGAACCACCTCAAATTAGGTGGAATTTGCTTTGAAGATGAACTTCTCA ATCTTCAAGTCACTGTCAGACTGGTCATGAGGATTCCTGAACACCTGATCCCAAGAGCCAGACATCCTGTTTGCCCGAGGCattgctggggctgctgttaCCTCTGGGTTTTGCTGGTAACATCCACATTTTCTTATCACCTTTTATTGTCTGTGTTCACATCCTCTTCTTCCCCCACGCCCCAGTATCCTAACACCAGATAA
- the FBXL12 gene encoding F-box/LRR-repeat protein 12 isoform X2 encodes MAARPPLPDSVLVQVLALLPLRDRLRAARVCRRWQQLAQDRAVWTHVDLSPHRISRRTLWHLVRHRLPDSLCTLRMRGVPRSGGKQRLLSPALLAALRKRCPQLHRLCLTETDLRHVPYESMPASVTTLELSLCDIPDAWFCVSPSVPPPQVQHLAIHSIPTFSDHHLLDISSQSHLKTLSLCGTYRVTDMGIQAAAPHLEELERLILRHCIIGDTAMVFIGRHMKQLRYLEISNAYFLTNRGLVAIVTLEHLETLCLDLYDLVSLGTVIALLQVLPRLNHLKLGGICFEDELLNLQVTVRLVMRIPEHLIPRARHPVCPRHCWGCCYLWVLLASLPCDKSIPQETEWDN; translated from the exons ATGGCGGCGCGGCCGCCCCTGCCTGACTCGGTGCTGGTGCAGGTCTtggcgctgctgccgctgcgGGACCGGCTGCGAGCCGCCAG GGTCTGCCGGCGGTGGCAGCAGCTGGCGCAGGACCGAGCGGTCTGGACGCATGTAGATTTGAGCCCTCACCGG ATCAGCCGCCGCACGCTGTGGCACCTGGTGCGCCACCGCCTCCCCGACAGCCTGTGCACCCTGCGGATGCGGGGCGTGCCGCGCTCCGGCGGCAAGCAGCGGCTGCTCTCACCGGCACTGCTGGCTGCCCTTCGCAAGCGCTGCCCCCAGCTCCATCGGCTGTGCCTGACCGAGACTGACCTCCGCCACGTACCGTACGAGAGCATGCCCGCCTCTGTCACCACACTGGAGCTGAGCCTTTGCGACATCCCCGATGCCTGGTTCTGCGTTTCCCCTTCGGTGCCACCACCACAGGTACAACACCTCGCTATCCACAGCATTCCCACCTTTTCTGACCATCATCTTCTTGACATTTCCTCACAGAGCCACTTGAAGACGCTGAGCCTTTGTGGCACCTACCGCGTCACTGATATGGGGatccaagcagcagctccacaccTGGAAGAGCTTGAACGGCTGATTCTGCGGCACTGCATCATTGGTGACACTGCCATGGTATTCATCGGGCGCCACATGAAGCAGCTCCGCTACCTGGAAATCAGCAATGCCTACTTCCTGACAAACAGGGGGCTGGTTGCTATTGTGACACTGGAGCACCTGGAGACCCTGTGCCTTGACCTCTATGATTTGGTCTCCCTTGGTACTGTTATCGCTTTGTTGCAAGTGCTGCCTCGTCTGAACCACCTCAAATTAGGTGGAATTTGCTTTGAAGATGAACTTCTCA ATCTTCAAGTCACTGTCAGACTGGTCATGAGGATTCCTGAACACCTGATCCCAAGAGCCAGACATCCTGTTTGCCCGAGGCattgctggggctgctgttaCCTCTGGGTTTTGCTG GCCAGCCTTCCTTGTGACAAGAGCATCCCACAGGAAACAGAGTGGGACAACTAA
- the FBXL12 gene encoding F-box/LRR-repeat protein 12 isoform X4, with product MAARPPLPDSVLVQVLALLPLRDRLRAARVCRRWQQLAQDRAVWTHVDLSPHRISRRTLWHLVRHRLPDSLCTLRMRGVPRSGGKQRLLSPALLAALRKRCPQLHRLCLTETDLRHVPYESMPASVTTLELSLCDIPDAWFCVSPSVPPPQVQHLAIHSIPTFSDHHLLDISSQSHLKTLSLCGTYRVTDMGIQAAAPHLEELERLILRHCIIGDTAMVFIGRHMKQLRYLEISNAYFLTNRGLVAIVTLEHLETLCLDLYDLVSLGTVIALLQVLPRLNHLKLGGICFEDELLSKIQENFPHCTISHNL from the exons ATGGCGGCGCGGCCGCCCCTGCCTGACTCGGTGCTGGTGCAGGTCTtggcgctgctgccgctgcgGGACCGGCTGCGAGCCGCCAG GGTCTGCCGGCGGTGGCAGCAGCTGGCGCAGGACCGAGCGGTCTGGACGCATGTAGATTTGAGCCCTCACCGG ATCAGCCGCCGCACGCTGTGGCACCTGGTGCGCCACCGCCTCCCCGACAGCCTGTGCACCCTGCGGATGCGGGGCGTGCCGCGCTCCGGCGGCAAGCAGCGGCTGCTCTCACCGGCACTGCTGGCTGCCCTTCGCAAGCGCTGCCCCCAGCTCCATCGGCTGTGCCTGACCGAGACTGACCTCCGCCACGTACCGTACGAGAGCATGCCCGCCTCTGTCACCACACTGGAGCTGAGCCTTTGCGACATCCCCGATGCCTGGTTCTGCGTTTCCCCTTCGGTGCCACCACCACAGGTACAACACCTCGCTATCCACAGCATTCCCACCTTTTCTGACCATCATCTTCTTGACATTTCCTCACAGAGCCACTTGAAGACGCTGAGCCTTTGTGGCACCTACCGCGTCACTGATATGGGGatccaagcagcagctccacaccTGGAAGAGCTTGAACGGCTGATTCTGCGGCACTGCATCATTGGTGACACTGCCATGGTATTCATCGGGCGCCACATGAAGCAGCTCCGCTACCTGGAAATCAGCAATGCCTACTTCCTGACAAACAGGGGGCTGGTTGCTATTGTGACACTGGAGCACCTGGAGACCCTGTGCCTTGACCTCTATGATTTGGTCTCCCTTGGTACTGTTATCGCTTTGTTGCAAGTGCTGCCTCGTCTGAACCACCTCAAATTAGGTGGAATTTGCTTTGAAGATGAACTTCTCAGTAAAATTCAGGAGAATTTTCCACATTGCACCATATCTCACAATCTGTGA